The DNA segment TCGTTGGGCAACACCACCCCCGGAGAAACATAATTGTATCGCACGGAGGAAAAAAGCAGGTTTTTTTCTCCCGCCACAATCAAAGTCAATCCAATCACACATGCTGCGGCTGATCCATAGAGCCATTTTTTAATATTGTGAATTTTATAAGCAACGCCAGCATTCAAATAGTTAGCTACATCCGGAATCTGCCGCAATTGGCGATGAATAATTTTTTCATCAATGCCGTCAAGAAAACTGCCCACATCAATCGCAAAAGCCTTGAGGATTGCCTGAAAAATATCTGCCGAAGGAATGGATTTATCATTTTCTAATTTAGATAAATAGGATTGTTCAATGCCAATCGCTTCAGCCAATTGTGGTTGAGTTAGATTTTTATCGGTACGCAGCTGCTTAATTTTTTCGCCAATGTTCATAGAGTGTCCTTGTTGTGCGGTGTGAAAATTGTGTTACCGCAATTTATTCTTGGAGATTCCTGTAAAACTTGGAAG comes from the Cellvibrio zantedeschiae genome and includes:
- a CDS encoding helix-turn-helix domain-containing protein: MNIGEKIKQLRTDKNLTQPQLAEAIGIEQSYLSKLENDKSIPSADIFQAILKAFAIDVGSFLDGIDEKIIHRQLRQIPDVANYLNAGVAYKIHNIKKWLYGSAAACVIGLTLIVAGEKNLLFSSVRYNYVSPGVVLPNESADILDSFTFRNSLDRKVNAKLISYDEAAKLLSDFENERSRPSYQLTDRYQGQRFVAPVEGGSRTYRLTDTVVVQSPNNRHLTLLGSVLTFAGIFGFFVEFRLRKI